A stretch of DNA from Synechococcus sp. JA-3-3Ab:
GCGGTGGGCGGCACCGTCCTGACCGCCCAATTGGCCCTGCGCCATGGCTTGGCCTGCAACACCGCCGGCGGCACCCACCATGCCTTCCCCGCCTACGGCTCCGGCTTTTGTATCTTCAACGACCTGGCCATTGCCGCCCAAGTCCTGCTGCAGCAGGGGCTGGTGCAAAAGGTTCTGATTGTAGACCTGGATGTGCACCAGGGCGACGGCACCGCCTGGATCTTCCGCTCCGAGCCGCGGGTGTTTACCTTTTCCATGCACTGCGCCGCCAACTTCCCCGCCACCAAGCAGGCCAGCGACCTGGACGTGCCCCTGCCGGTGGGCCTGGAAGACGAAGCTTATCTGCAAACCCTGGCCGACTACCTGCCCGATCTGTTGGCTCAGGTGCGCCCGGATCTGGTGCTCTATGATGCGGGGGTGGATCCCCACCGCGAAGATCTCTTGGGCAAGCTGGCCCTCAGCGACGAGGGGCTCTTCCGCCGCGATATGCAGGTGCTGGACACCTGCTTAAAGCGAGGCTACCCCGTTGCCTGCGTTATCGGCGGCGGCTACGGCAACGACCTCGCTCAGCTTGTCTACCGCCACTCGCTCCTGCACCGGGCTGCCGGCGAAGTGTACCGGCAATACCGTCTCTAGCTGGCCGCGAACTAGGCGTATTCGGCGATCACCACCGTGATGTTGTCCCGACCGCCCCGCTCTTTGGCCGCCTCGACCAACTGGCAGGCCAGTTGATCCAAATCCTCCACCTTCAGGCAGTACTCGGCGATGACCTCGTCATCTAGCTCTTCGGTGAGCCCGTCACTACACAACAGCAGGCGATCCCCAGGGCGCATTGTAATCGGCTGAACAGCAGGCGGCCCTGCATCGGGGCGGCCCAGGCAGCGCTCGAGAATGTGGCGCCAGGGGTGCATGCGGGCTTGCGCCTGGGTCAACTCCCCTTGGCGAACCGAGCGAGCTACCAAGGTGTGATCCTCCGTCATCTGCTGCATCTCAGATCCGCGGAGGCGGTAAAGGCGAGAGTCGCCGATGTGAGCGCTCCAGCAATTGTTGTTGGGATCCACCAGAGCCACCACCACGGTGGTGCCCATGTCGGCCCGCTCCGGGTTTTCTCGCTGGTCTTTAAGAATGGCCTCGTTGGCCGCTTCTATCGCCTCGCTGAGCAGCTTGGGCGCTGGCACGGTCTGCCAACCCCGCTCAAGGCACTCGCGAATGACCTCGACCGCCAACAGGCTGGCTGTTGCTCCGGCAGCGTGCCCTCCCATGCCATCGGCAACGATGAAGTAACGTCCTTCTGGATCACAGTAGTAGGCATCCTGATTGCTGCTGCGGACCTTGCCTGGATCCGTAGCGCAGGCATATCGTCGCATCACATCAGTGGCTCTGATCCATTTGCCTTTAAGAGTACCCTGACCAGCGCCAAAGCGGCGAG
This window harbors:
- a CDS encoding histone deacetylase family protein, which produces MSLPVVYHPDYSAPLPPGHRFPMPKFRLLHELLLREGVIRPQQVHQPELPPLAWIESVHTPEYVRAYCEGSLEAKLQRRIGLPWSPELVQRTCRAVGGTVLTAQLALRHGLACNTAGGTHHAFPAYGSGFCIFNDLAIAAQVLLQQGLVQKVLIVDLDVHQGDGTAWIFRSEPRVFTFSMHCAANFPATKQASDLDVPLPVGLEDEAYLQTLADYLPDLLAQVRPDLVLYDAGVDPHREDLLGKLALSDEGLFRRDMQVLDTCLKRGYPVACVIGGGYGNDLAQLVYRHSLLHRAAGEVYRQYRL
- a CDS encoding Stp1/IreP family PP2C-type Ser/Thr phosphatase, with protein sequence MRRYACATDPGKVRSSNQDAYYCDPEGRYFIVADGMGGHAAGATASLLAVEVIRECLERGWQTVPAPKLLSEAIEAANEAILKDQRENPERADMGTTVVVALVDPNNNCWSAHIGDSRLYRLRGSEMQQMTEDHTLVARSVRQGELTQAQARMHPWRHILERCLGRPDAGPPAVQPITMRPGDRLLLCSDGLTEELDDEVIAEYCLKVEDLDQLACQLVEAAKERGGRDNITVVIAEYA